A section of the Euwallacea similis isolate ESF13 chromosome 9, ESF131.1, whole genome shotgun sequence genome encodes:
- the LOC136411102 gene encoding breast cancer anti-estrogen resistance protein 3 homolog isoform X2: MEGDNQRTTGIGPQLKKAVLTQGLSWSKFGSLPRRKSGRLAKETKDVTSSPKTKHKDIKQWLKDLDLEQYAPQFEKYQGVENLLEVSEWQLKELGIKKSSHRATIISSLTLLRAKYHENVPKKAMLRHSVAVEPRRKIGREDTLTDLRIVSDAIQSKSLSNLINMDTSADPNANAADLRKALEWELSLDSRDLRSHAWYHGAIPRARAEDIVKEDGCFLIRDCTSQPGNYVLTCRTKGHPLHFVINKMFLQPDTVYERIQYQFEDEAFDTIQDLITFYVGSGKPITVVSEARIQTPVNRMYPLSFYASKYPTPLPSRLSSPATTPVGGMQYRHGPLQGSRPSCSPTRRDGAPRLPSKKQRSHSLTPAEANRMSQEKCNSADGVIQSPLMTRSVGAESGKFSTHSLPRTTHNTRLTLSSSANTLGRHCRITSDPTLSPCAERRCTTDDSGIESPPPKPSRLPILPRTDSIESATLGYPPSLQRVTSYHASGSDSGNGSGDSALSSAAGDPLDLPPKGVVIKNPRYNMATSESSTTLKNFVQMDYLEIEEKLMELPEVRSMDFGSRFDLENFQTLLLPANENKPLDGQALRSIKMTLAESGSRILANHLTRTDLDLVFGKYEGDSYQTRLCGGVELCALAHGTRFRTDLIERTECLKLLVAVSILTCADDLERTETLNKWIEVANDTKTALGNLYGFCGIMLGLCLPQAQKLDTTWHMLRQKYTDSAFNFEAKLRPTLKHMNSCSNPQAPNTTIPHLLPLILILERDLPDFLNPVNQSQLANSCLNQWELNTQDFGLTTLLNHLQTARKYTEMQQMYQRNAEIVLGEARMEELTLDMFKTEFHLKFLWGSRGCFANASERHAKFEQILSLMTEKCCNVKNNSEV, encoded by the exons gTCTTTCTTGGTCCAAATTCGGCTCGCTACCCCGTCGGAAATCCGGTCGTTTGGCTAAAGAAACCAAGGATGTCACTTCCAGTCCCAAAACGAAACACAAAGACATCAAACAATGGCTCAAAGATCTGGATCTGGAGCAGTATGCACCGCAGTTCGAGAAATACCAGGGAGTTGAAAATCTCTTGGAAGTTTCAGAATGGCAGCTTAAAGAGTTGGGGATCAAAAAGTCTTCTCATAGGGCGACCATTATTAGCAGTTTAACGTTGCTCAGGGCGAAATATCACG AAAATGTTCCGAAGAAAGCGATGCTTAGACATAGTGTCGCTGTGGAGCCGAGGAGGAAAATTGGGAGAGAGGACACCCT AACCGACTTGAGGATCGTCAGTGACGCGATCCAAAGCAAAAGCCTTAGCAATCTAATTAACATG GATACGTCGGCTGATCCCAATGCAAACGCCGCCGACCTCCGGAAGGCTCTCGAATGGGAACTATCTCTGGATAGCCGGGATCTGCGGTCACATGCTTGGTACCATGGAGCTATCCCTCGGGCTAGAGCTGAGGACATAGTGAAGGAAGACGGATGTTTCTTG ATCCGAGATTGCACCTCGCAGCCTGGAAACTACGTTTTGACTTGCCGCACCAAAGGCCATCCCTTGCATTTTGTTATAAACAAGATGTTTCTGCAACCTGATACAGTCTACGAACGCATTCAATATCAATTTGAAGACGAAGCATTCGACACTATACAGGACTTAATAACTTTCTACGTCG GCTCAGGAAAACCCATAACCGTAGTGTCAGAAGCCCGTATTCAAACTCCGGTTAACCGAATGTATCCCCTTTCATTCTACGCGAGTAAATATCCCACTCCCCTTCCCAGTCGACTGTCCTCCCCTGCAACAACCCCAGTTGGAGGTATGCAGTACCGACACGGCCCTTTGCAAGGTTCTCGGCCTAGCTGCTCGCCTACGAGGAGAGACGGAGCTCCAAG GCTGCCTTCAAAGAAACAACGCTCGCATTCTTTGACTCCTGCAGAGGCCAATCGCATGTCACAGGAGAAATGTAATAGTGCCGATGGAGTGATTCAGTCTCCTTTGATGACGAGGTCGGTGGGGGCGGAAAGTGGGAAGTTCTCCACACACTCTTTACCTCGTACTACGCATAATACAAGACTAACCTTGTCAAGTAGTGCTAACACTTTAGGCAGACACTGTAG GATAACTAGTGATCCAACTTTGTCTCCATGTGCAGAACGGCGGTGCACAACTGATGACTCGGGAATCGAGTCTCCACCTCCTAAACCCTCTCGACTGCCAATTCTCCCTCGCACCGACTCTATAGAGTCAGCAACACTGGGTTATCCCCCTAGTTTGCAAAGGGTCACCTCATACCATGCGAGCGGTTCTGATTCGGGCAACGGATCAGGGGATTCAGCTCTAAGCTCAGCTGCAGGAGACCCCTTAGACCTCCCACCCAAAGGCGTGGTGATTAAAAACCCTCGTTACAACATGGCAACCTCCGAGTCTTCGACAACACTGAAGAACTTCGTTCAAATGGATTATTTGGAGATCGAAGAGAAGTTGATGGAGCTTCCAGAAGTGCGATCCATGGATTTTGGTAGTAGATTTGATTTGGAGAATTTCCAAACGCTGCTTCTACCGGCCAATGAGAATAAACCTTTAGACGGACAGGCGCTGCGCAGTATCAAGATGACTTTAGCGGAATCGGGGTCTCGAATTTTGGCCAATCACCTTACGAGGACAGATTTAGATTTGGTGTTCGGAAAATATGAGGGCGACAGCTATCAGACGAGACTATGTGGAGGAGTGGAGCTTTGTGCGTTGGCCCACGGGACCCGGTTTAGGACGGATTTAATTGAAAG GACCGAATGTTTGAAGCTTTTAGTGGCAGTTAGCATTCTGACTTGTGCAGATGACTTAGAGCGAACAGAAACATTGAATAAATGGATAGAAGTGGCAAATGATACGAAAACTGCCCTGGGGAACCTCTATGGTTTCTGTGGGATCATGTTGGGCCTGTGTTTACCACAGGCAC AAAAACTGGACACGACGTGGCACATGCTGCGCCAAAAATACACCGATTCTGCCTTTAATTTCGAGGCTAAATTGCGGCCCACCTTGAAACATATGAACAGTTGCTCAAATCCCCAAGCCCCAAACACAACAATCCCCCATTTATTACCGTTGATTCTCATCCTTGAGCGGGATCTGCCAGACTTCCTTAATCCCGTGAATCAGAGCCAACTAGCCAACAGTTGCTTGAACCAATGGGAATTAAATACACAAGATTTTGGCCTGACTACACTTCTCAACCACTTGCAAACGGCCAGGAAGTACACCGAGATGCAACAGATGTACCAGAGGAATGCGGAAATTGTCCTGGGGGAAGCTCGAATGGAAGAACTGACTTTGGACATGTTCAAAACCGAATTTCACTTGAAATTCTTGTGGGGGAGCAGAGGATGTTTCGCGAATGCTTCAGAAAGACATGCGAAGTTCGAGCAGATTCTTTCATTGATGACGGAGAAGTGTTGTAATGTTAAAAACAACAGTGAAGTGTAG
- the LOC136411102 gene encoding breast cancer anti-estrogen resistance protein 3 homolog isoform X6 produces the protein MDTSADPNANAADLRKALEWELSLDSRDLRSHAWYHGAIPRARAEDIVKEDGCFLIRDCTSQPGNYVLTCRTKGHPLHFVINKMFLQPDTVYERIQYQFEDEAFDTIQDLITFYVGSGKPITVVSEARIQTPVNRMYPLSFYASKYPTPLPSRLSSPATTPVGGMQYRHGPLQGSRPSCSPTRRDGAPRLPSKKQRSHSLTPAEANRMSQEKCNSADGVIQSPLMTRSVGAESGKFSTHSLPRTTHNTRLTLSSSANTLGRHCRITSDPTLSPCAERRCTTDDSGIESPPPKPSRLPILPRTDSIESATLGYPPSLQRVTSYHASGSDSGNGSGDSALSSAAGDPLDLPPKGVVIKNPRYNMATSESSTTLKNFVQMDYLEIEEKLMELPEVRSMDFGSRFDLENFQTLLLPANENKPLDGQALRSIKMTLAESGSRILANHLTRTDLDLVFGKYEGDSYQTRLCGGVELCALAHGTRFRTDLIERTECLKLLVAVSILTCADDLERTETLNKWIEVANDTKTALGNLYGFCGIMLGLCLPQAQKLDTTWHMLRQKYTDSAFNFEAKLRPTLKHMNSCSNPQAPNTTIPHLLPLILILERDLPDFLNPVNQSQLANSCLNQWELNTQDFGLTTLLNHLQTARKYTEMQQMYQRNAEIVLGEARMEELTLDMFKTEFHLKFLWGSRGCFANASERHAKFEQILSLMTEKCCNVKNNSEV, from the exons ATG GATACGTCGGCTGATCCCAATGCAAACGCCGCCGACCTCCGGAAGGCTCTCGAATGGGAACTATCTCTGGATAGCCGGGATCTGCGGTCACATGCTTGGTACCATGGAGCTATCCCTCGGGCTAGAGCTGAGGACATAGTGAAGGAAGACGGATGTTTCTTG ATCCGAGATTGCACCTCGCAGCCTGGAAACTACGTTTTGACTTGCCGCACCAAAGGCCATCCCTTGCATTTTGTTATAAACAAGATGTTTCTGCAACCTGATACAGTCTACGAACGCATTCAATATCAATTTGAAGACGAAGCATTCGACACTATACAGGACTTAATAACTTTCTACGTCG GCTCAGGAAAACCCATAACCGTAGTGTCAGAAGCCCGTATTCAAACTCCGGTTAACCGAATGTATCCCCTTTCATTCTACGCGAGTAAATATCCCACTCCCCTTCCCAGTCGACTGTCCTCCCCTGCAACAACCCCAGTTGGAGGTATGCAGTACCGACACGGCCCTTTGCAAGGTTCTCGGCCTAGCTGCTCGCCTACGAGGAGAGACGGAGCTCCAAG GCTGCCTTCAAAGAAACAACGCTCGCATTCTTTGACTCCTGCAGAGGCCAATCGCATGTCACAGGAGAAATGTAATAGTGCCGATGGAGTGATTCAGTCTCCTTTGATGACGAGGTCGGTGGGGGCGGAAAGTGGGAAGTTCTCCACACACTCTTTACCTCGTACTACGCATAATACAAGACTAACCTTGTCAAGTAGTGCTAACACTTTAGGCAGACACTGTAG GATAACTAGTGATCCAACTTTGTCTCCATGTGCAGAACGGCGGTGCACAACTGATGACTCGGGAATCGAGTCTCCACCTCCTAAACCCTCTCGACTGCCAATTCTCCCTCGCACCGACTCTATAGAGTCAGCAACACTGGGTTATCCCCCTAGTTTGCAAAGGGTCACCTCATACCATGCGAGCGGTTCTGATTCGGGCAACGGATCAGGGGATTCAGCTCTAAGCTCAGCTGCAGGAGACCCCTTAGACCTCCCACCCAAAGGCGTGGTGATTAAAAACCCTCGTTACAACATGGCAACCTCCGAGTCTTCGACAACACTGAAGAACTTCGTTCAAATGGATTATTTGGAGATCGAAGAGAAGTTGATGGAGCTTCCAGAAGTGCGATCCATGGATTTTGGTAGTAGATTTGATTTGGAGAATTTCCAAACGCTGCTTCTACCGGCCAATGAGAATAAACCTTTAGACGGACAGGCGCTGCGCAGTATCAAGATGACTTTAGCGGAATCGGGGTCTCGAATTTTGGCCAATCACCTTACGAGGACAGATTTAGATTTGGTGTTCGGAAAATATGAGGGCGACAGCTATCAGACGAGACTATGTGGAGGAGTGGAGCTTTGTGCGTTGGCCCACGGGACCCGGTTTAGGACGGATTTAATTGAAAG GACCGAATGTTTGAAGCTTTTAGTGGCAGTTAGCATTCTGACTTGTGCAGATGACTTAGAGCGAACAGAAACATTGAATAAATGGATAGAAGTGGCAAATGATACGAAAACTGCCCTGGGGAACCTCTATGGTTTCTGTGGGATCATGTTGGGCCTGTGTTTACCACAGGCAC AAAAACTGGACACGACGTGGCACATGCTGCGCCAAAAATACACCGATTCTGCCTTTAATTTCGAGGCTAAATTGCGGCCCACCTTGAAACATATGAACAGTTGCTCAAATCCCCAAGCCCCAAACACAACAATCCCCCATTTATTACCGTTGATTCTCATCCTTGAGCGGGATCTGCCAGACTTCCTTAATCCCGTGAATCAGAGCCAACTAGCCAACAGTTGCTTGAACCAATGGGAATTAAATACACAAGATTTTGGCCTGACTACACTTCTCAACCACTTGCAAACGGCCAGGAAGTACACCGAGATGCAACAGATGTACCAGAGGAATGCGGAAATTGTCCTGGGGGAAGCTCGAATGGAAGAACTGACTTTGGACATGTTCAAAACCGAATTTCACTTGAAATTCTTGTGGGGGAGCAGAGGATGTTTCGCGAATGCTTCAGAAAGACATGCGAAGTTCGAGCAGATTCTTTCATTGATGACGGAGAAGTGTTGTAATGTTAAAAACAACAGTGAAGTGTAG